Proteins from a genomic interval of Neodiprion lecontei isolate iyNeoLeco1 chromosome 2, iyNeoLeco1.1, whole genome shotgun sequence:
- the LOC107226620 gene encoding tryptase delta, producing the protein MKLNTLSTILTCAPLLLLLHGSSRSTVLASPYSDNDSGRRIMNGQQANPADFPFLVRLVADGNLCGGSIISNYWIVTAAHCIFRARCQAIEIYRSNWQLGQPPQIHAAQCVIHPQNDPRRYAFDVALIRTVEDMVSGGLKAITLTPPGTRYPPGTPATIVGWGKIGYNAYPQTLLRGQSVLVPWDVCNAQFKAGSLRCSGNPNCNIEDIPNRVLCARGQGQDPQSMCGGDSGGPLIINGELAAINTASMYGSRPILTAGCVLGTATMHTSIVDYLPWLFSLVDPSVNTAGFPVAPESSTTLPVDG; encoded by the coding sequence ATGAAGCTCAATACTTTATCCACTATTCTTACGTGTGCCCCGTTACTACTTCTTCTCCATGGAAGCTCAAGGTCAACCGTGCTCGCATCGCCATACAGTGACAACGATTCTGGCAGGCGCATCATGAATGGACAGCAAGCCAATCCCGCagattttccatttttggtgAGACTCGTCGCGGACGGAAATCTCTGCGGCGGCAGCATAATAAGCAACTACTGGATCGTCACTGCGGCTCACTGTATATTCAGGGCTAGATGTCAGGCGATAGAAATATACCGTTCTAACTGGCAGCTTGGTCAGCCACCGCAGATACACGCTGCTCAATGCGTGATCCACCCCCAGAACGACCCGAGACGGTACGCCTTTGACGTCGCCCTCATAAGAACCGTGGAAGACATGGTCAGCGGTGGACTTAAAGCGATCACCCTTACGCCACCAGGCACCCGTTACCCTCCTGGCACCCCGGCCACCATCGTGGGCTGGGGAAAGATAGGATACAACGCATATCCCCAAACTCTTTTACGCGGACAGTCGGTCCTTGTGCCCTGGGACGTGTGCAATGCCCAATTCAAGGCTGGTTCGCTTCGTTGCAGCGGCAACCCGAACTGTAACATTGAAGATATACCGAACAGAGTATTGTGCGCCCGGGGCCAAGGGCAAGATCCGCAAAGTATGTGTGGCGGAGACTCTGGAGGACCTTTAATTATTAACGGGGAACTAGCAGCGATCAACACTGCTTCAATGTACGGCAGTCGGCCCATATTGACTGCAGGATGTGTACTTGGGACTGCGACGATGCACACCAGTATCGTTGACTATCTACCATGGTTGTTTTCTCTTGTTGACCCTAGCGTCAATACAGCAGGGTTTCCGGTGGCTCCAGAATCCAGCACCACTTTGCCCGTCGATGGTTGA